The Oncorhynchus kisutch isolate 150728-3 linkage group LG10, Okis_V2, whole genome shotgun sequence region GGAACAAGGCAGGCATCACATTTCATTATACCAAGAATGCCTTTGTCACATGATTCAATTGACGTGTAGTACAATCACTAACCTATAACATAAAATACAAAAGTACTTCCATACAATTCCATATAGATTTATTGGATCGCTTTGAGTAGACTTCTCTAACGTGCATAGGCTCTTGCTTTTTAGCCGAGAGTTTACACGACGATGGTTTTGAGGAAGAATTGAAAATGATTGGTTTCGAAGGCATACAACCAGGGCTCTCGAGATTAACCAGGGAGGAACCGATATCACCATCACGTTCAGTTCCAGATAGGATCACTAGGATTTCGTCCACAGCGAAGGGGGACGCAGTCCTAGGTACACATATAATGGAGAGCAATTTACAGATCAACCGTGGCCAAGATAATTACGCACGACCCAAATCTGCCCTCGTGGTAAGTCAACCGGGTATTTCGCCTATTACAATTGACTGGAGACTTAAATCAAGCAGTGTAAAACAGTCGGTGAACGCACGAGGGCAAGAAGTTGAAGCCAAACAAGGTGGAGCCCCCAACAAGCCCGCCAATACACGATCAAACGGAGGTTCGGAAAAAGGGACGGTCGGAGACGCACCTGTCCAGGCGGCCAGTAATCCATGCATTGAGAACAAGGTAACCCTAATCACACTAAATTACAAAGAAACACTcgacacaccatgtaaacatgtCGACGGGATAAGAGAGTTAGTCCATGACCTCAGCAAAGCCCCAGAACCACGTGAAACAATACTAGTGACCGAAGGGCTTCCCTCTCCAAGAGGAGATTCTTCCACAATTCCACAGTCACAGTCTCCCGTACGACAAAGAGCTGCAGCAACAACTACGGGACCCAAGAGGGAAAGCCACGGTGTCAAAACACAGGTCATAGCGACCACTAACCGACGAAGAGTTCGGATCGATGCATGGGCGCAAGTGCCAGGGAAATCCTTCACCCGGAGCTCAGCCGATAGCCCTTCAGGGTGCACGAATGAGAGACGCTCACTCAACGCTGCAGCAGTTGTGCATTCTGAACAAGGTATTTCGAAAAAATTACTTAATTGTCTTCTCGCCATGAATGATCaattaaacatgtttttgttttttaaatacataCATCAGAGCAGCACTATAAAAAGATGGCATAATAAAATTGGTTGGTGATGTTTCATCTTTGTTTTTGTCTGTCAGGCTATCAAGACACTGAGCACCCAAGAGATTA contains the following coding sequences:
- the LOC109897487 gene encoding uncharacterized protein LOC109897487 codes for the protein MIGFEGIQPGLSRLTREEPISPSRSVPDRITRISSTAKGDAVLGTHIMESNLQINRGQDNYARPKSALVVSQPGISPITIDWRLKSSSVKQSVNARGQEVEAKQGGAPNKPANTRSNGGSEKGTVGDAPVQAASNPCIENKVTLITLNYKETLDTPCKHVDGIRELVHDLSKAPEPRETILVTEGLPSPRGDSSTIPQSQSPVRQRAAATTTGPKRESHGVKTQVIATTNRRRVRIDAWAQVPGKSFTRSSADSPSGCTNERRSLNAAAVVHSEQGYQDTEHPRDYEVSPETNHDDEAWRGQHISKGESHGKLFVPIQYHAPCCCAQLRYHQECACHYSTPQDYSYSHLLPTHHPGLLHNQCAYDYSPVCQPQINLCHCAPESTVPLAIHVPRCVMVRPHTTGRLKQQTQIKSCRTSTTTNCWNEGPAVTRRRCAYPTLMSSSYYPTDSDSYCLPLQPRSTMKYVPVYVPMDGHSVRKALAPAHPAAYVPFSYVMEAEEGRRARPSVPFKRVALSKPCGGLN